A region of Vitis riparia cultivar Riparia Gloire de Montpellier isolate 1030 chromosome 1, EGFV_Vit.rip_1.0, whole genome shotgun sequence DNA encodes the following proteins:
- the LOC117926629 gene encoding 50S ribosomal protein L19-2, chloroplastic-like: MASKVLPQALFITPRSSNQWPPKKLGLSTFPSPRSSSLNLNRLSTSRFSSNSFAFHFRPIVVSPKRFFIVRAEADNEGELGADENTEEEETVSETESEVKLDAEDEAKPPRKPRVKLGDIMGILNKRAIEASEKERPVPDLRTGDIVEIKLEVPENRRRLSIYKGIVISKQNAGIHTTIRVRRIIAGVGVEIVFPVYSPNIKEIKVVNHRKVRRARLYYLRDKLPRLSTFK, translated from the exons ATGGCCTCCAAGGTTCTTCCTCAG GCATTGTTCATCACCCCAAGAAGCTCTAATCAATGGCCCCCAAAGAAGCTAGGGCTTTCCACTTTCCCCTCGCCTCGTAGCTCTTCATTGAACCTTAATCGATTATCGACTTCTAGATTTTCGTCGAACTCGTTTGCGTTCCATTTCCGTCCCATTGTTGTGTCTCCGAAGCGGTTCTTTATTGTGAGAGCAGAAGCGGACAATGAGGGTGAATTGGGAGCAGATGAGAACACTGAGGAGGAGGAAACTGTTTCTGAGACTGAGTCCGAAGTGAAATTGGATGCTGAAGATGAAGCGAAGCCGCCGAGAAAACCTCGGGTCAAGCTTGGAGATATAATGGGG ATTTTGAATAAAAGGGCAATTGAGGCCTCGGAGAAGGAAAGACCAGTTCCGGACCTTAGAACTGGAGACATTGTGGAAATTAAACTG GAAGTCCCAGAAAATAGGCGCAGGTTGTCTATCTATAAAGGTATTGTTATTTCTAAACAAAATGCTGGCATCCACACAACAATCCGAGTTCGGAGGATTATTGCGGGTGTAGGGGTTGAGATCGTATTCCCTGT GTATTcaccaaacatcaaagagataaAGGTAGTTAACCACAGGAAGGTCAGAAGGGCAAGGTTGTACTATCTGAGAGACAAGCTTCCCAGGCTCTCAACTTTCAAATGA